A window from Micromonospora terminaliae encodes these proteins:
- a CDS encoding class I SAM-dependent methyltransferase yields MPEPLDAALSEVRALLLDPALTRAVAAGRRRGQRPSVVRAELRPVTLKGGPRLQISTSDGARPYTRNVAPGAEADGAVDALLAEPFGNWHVETADSTLQLRVTKSGEAQVHRAAASRPAPEPGGHDRAKDWLLDPGDPIFAEIGGSAAKRRQVDAFLRALAATLPDDLSGPLRVVDLGCGNAYLTFAAHRYLTQRGLDVTLVGVDVREDQRRRNTELAERLGWADRVSFVAGTIADARVEPAPDLVLALHACDTATDEALARAVRWGARWVLAAPCCHHDVAAQLRARPAPAPYELLTRQGILRERFADVLTDALRAGLLRLHGYRAEVVEFVDSRHTPRNLLIRARHTGSAPTGDQRAEYRELVDRWGVTPRLETLLADRP; encoded by the coding sequence CGCTGGACGCCGCGCTGAGCGAGGTGCGGGCGCTGCTGCTCGACCCCGCCCTGACCCGGGCGGTCGCCGCCGGGCGCCGCCGCGGCCAGCGCCCCTCGGTGGTCCGCGCCGAGCTGCGTCCGGTCACCCTCAAGGGCGGCCCCCGGCTCCAGATCTCCACCTCCGACGGCGCCCGGCCGTACACCCGGAACGTGGCCCCGGGCGCGGAGGCCGACGGGGCGGTCGACGCGCTGCTGGCCGAGCCCTTCGGCAACTGGCACGTGGAGACCGCCGACAGCACGCTCCAGCTCCGGGTGACGAAGTCCGGCGAGGCGCAGGTGCACCGGGCGGCGGCGAGCCGGCCGGCGCCCGAGCCGGGTGGCCACGACCGGGCCAAGGACTGGCTGCTCGATCCGGGTGACCCGATCTTCGCCGAGATCGGCGGCTCGGCGGCCAAGCGCCGCCAGGTGGACGCGTTCCTCCGGGCGCTGGCGGCCACCCTGCCGGACGACCTCAGCGGGCCGCTGCGCGTGGTGGACCTGGGGTGCGGCAACGCCTACCTGACCTTCGCGGCGCACCGCTACCTGACCCAGCGCGGGCTGGACGTGACGCTGGTCGGGGTGGACGTCCGCGAGGACCAGCGCCGGCGCAACACCGAGCTGGCCGAGCGGCTGGGCTGGGCGGACCGGGTGAGCTTCGTGGCCGGCACCATCGCCGACGCGCGGGTGGAGCCGGCGCCGGACCTGGTGCTGGCGCTGCACGCCTGCGACACGGCGACCGACGAGGCGCTGGCCCGCGCGGTGCGCTGGGGCGCCCGCTGGGTGCTCGCCGCGCCGTGCTGCCACCACGACGTGGCCGCCCAGCTGCGGGCGCGACCCGCACCGGCGCCGTACGAGCTGCTCACCCGGCAGGGCATCCTGCGCGAGCGGTTCGCCGACGTGCTCACCGACGCGCTGCGCGCCGGGCTGCTGCGGCTGCACGGCTACCGCGCCGAGGTGGTGGAGTTCGTCGATTCCCGGCACACCCCGCGCAACCTGCTGATCCGGGCCCGGCACACCGGGAGCGCGCCGACCGGCGACCAGCGCGCCGAGTATCGCGAGCTGGTCGACCGATGGGGCGTCACGCCCCGGCTGGAGACGCTGCTCGCCGACCGCCCCTAG
- a CDS encoding helix-turn-helix domain-containing protein, translating into MGSAEISPQMAFARFVRRAIDDAREERGWTVTDLATHTGVGRSTVFRWLAGDWQDYPELAKVRGFCAALDLPVAAAFRALGLPDAGAVPRRRGAEEGPVEADVRVILERLADPNVPAEEKHHIRDLLRYLARRPVRRAG; encoded by the coding sequence ATGGGCTCCGCAGAGATATCGCCGCAGATGGCCTTCGCGCGCTTCGTGCGACGTGCCATCGACGACGCCCGCGAGGAGCGTGGCTGGACGGTGACCGACCTCGCCACGCACACGGGCGTGGGCCGGTCGACCGTGTTCCGCTGGCTGGCCGGCGACTGGCAGGACTACCCCGAACTGGCCAAGGTGCGCGGCTTCTGCGCCGCCCTCGACCTGCCGGTGGCGGCCGCGTTCCGCGCGCTCGGCCTGCCCGACGCGGGAGCGGTGCCCCGCCGCCGCGGCGCCGAGGAGGGCCCCGTGGAGGCCGACGTCCGGGTGATCCTGGAGCGGCTGGCCGACCCGAACGTCCCCGCCGAGGAGAAGCACCACATCCGGGACCTGCTCCGCTACCTGGCCCGCCGCCCGGTCCGCCGGGCCGGCTGA
- a CDS encoding heavy-metal-associated domain-containing protein — protein MTEQRSAVQTYTVTGMTCEHCVRAVTEELSALPGVEEVRIDLGAGTATVTSAAPLPIESVRAAVDEAGYELASGVA, from the coding sequence ATGACCGAGCAGCGATCCGCCGTCCAGACGTACACCGTCACCGGGATGACCTGCGAACACTGCGTCCGGGCGGTCACCGAGGAGCTGTCCGCCCTCCCGGGCGTCGAGGAGGTCCGCATCGACCTCGGTGCCGGCACGGCCACGGTCACCAGCGCCGCCCCGCTGCCCATCGAGTCCGTCCGCGCCGCCGTCGACGAGGCGGGCTACGAGCTGGCCTCCGGCGTTGCCTGA
- a CDS encoding RecQ family ATP-dependent DNA helicase: MGQDRMAVRERAEAVLRRLAGEHARLREDQWRAIEALVVDRRRVLCVQRTGWGKSAVYFVATALLREGGEHGPTVIVSPLLALMRNQVESAARAGIRARTINSANLDEWDEITAEIHAGAVDVLLISPERLNNPDFRDGVLPKLAATTGLLVVDEAHCVSDWGHDFRPDYRRLRTFLANLPERTPVLATTATANARVTQDVAEQLGDALVLRGTLDRESLRLGVLDLPSPAHRLAWLADHLDQLPGSGIIYTLTVAAAGETAEFLRARGWSVAAYTGQAEDADRRAAEQDLLDNKIKALVATSALGMGFDKPDLGFVVHLGAPPSPIAYYQQVGRAGRAVEHAEVLLLPGVEDAAIWRYFASLAFPPEEQVRAVLAALSTGRPISTQALEPLVDLRRARLELMLKVLDVDGAVRRVRGGWLATGEPWVYDEARLRRVAQARTAEQEAMREYAATPGCRMRYLRECLDDAGAGDCGRCDNCAAPLFGAEVSEAALTAAQTFLGRPGVAIAPKKLWPTGLEAVGVPLKGRIAPAEQALPGRAVGRLSDLGWGGRLRGLVGPDAADGPVPDDVAAAVVEVLKAWAHGDDPWPRRPVGVVAVGSRTRPLLVGSLAERIATVGRLPLLGRVVPTGPSGSGGPRGNSAQRVRALHDAFAVPADLADALPGLDGPVLLVDDLVDSGWTMSMVARLLRRAGAPDVLPLALAVAG, translated from the coding sequence ATGGGTCAGGATCGGATGGCCGTCCGGGAGCGCGCCGAGGCGGTGCTGCGGCGGCTGGCGGGTGAGCACGCCCGGCTCCGCGAGGACCAGTGGCGGGCCATCGAGGCGCTGGTGGTCGACCGGCGGCGGGTGCTCTGCGTGCAGCGCACCGGCTGGGGCAAGTCGGCGGTCTACTTCGTGGCCACCGCGCTGCTCCGGGAGGGTGGGGAGCACGGCCCCACGGTGATCGTCTCGCCGCTGCTGGCGCTCATGCGCAACCAGGTCGAGTCGGCCGCGCGGGCCGGCATCCGGGCCCGCACCATCAACTCCGCGAACCTCGACGAGTGGGACGAGATCACCGCCGAGATCCACGCCGGGGCCGTGGACGTGCTGCTGATCAGCCCCGAACGCCTCAACAACCCCGACTTCCGCGACGGGGTGCTGCCCAAGCTGGCCGCCACCACCGGGCTGCTCGTGGTGGACGAGGCGCATTGCGTCTCCGACTGGGGGCACGACTTCCGCCCCGACTACCGCCGGCTGCGCACCTTCCTCGCCAACCTGCCCGAGCGGACCCCGGTGCTCGCCACCACGGCCACCGCCAACGCCCGGGTCACCCAGGACGTGGCCGAGCAGCTGGGCGACGCGTTGGTGCTGCGGGGCACCCTCGACCGCGAGTCGCTGCGCCTCGGCGTACTGGATCTGCCCAGCCCGGCGCACCGGCTGGCCTGGCTCGCCGACCACCTGGACCAGCTTCCCGGCTCGGGGATCATCTACACGCTGACCGTGGCGGCGGCCGGTGAGACGGCCGAGTTCCTGCGGGCCCGGGGCTGGTCGGTGGCCGCCTACACGGGGCAGGCCGAGGACGCCGACCGGCGGGCCGCCGAGCAGGACCTGCTGGACAACAAGATCAAGGCGCTGGTGGCCACCAGCGCGCTCGGCATGGGCTTCGACAAGCCGGATCTCGGCTTCGTCGTGCACCTGGGCGCGCCGCCCTCGCCGATCGCCTACTACCAGCAGGTCGGCCGGGCCGGCCGGGCCGTCGAGCACGCCGAGGTGCTGCTGCTCCCCGGCGTCGAGGACGCCGCGATCTGGCGATACTTCGCCTCGCTCGCCTTCCCGCCCGAGGAGCAGGTCCGGGCCGTGCTCGCCGCCCTGTCCACCGGGCGGCCGATCTCCACCCAGGCCCTGGAACCGCTGGTCGACCTGCGCCGGGCGCGGCTGGAGCTGATGCTCAAGGTGCTCGACGTGGACGGCGCGGTCCGCCGGGTGCGCGGTGGCTGGCTCGCCACCGGCGAGCCCTGGGTCTACGACGAGGCCCGGTTGCGCCGCGTCGCCCAGGCGCGCACCGCCGAGCAGGAGGCCATGCGGGAGTACGCGGCCACGCCCGGCTGCCGGATGCGCTACCTGCGGGAGTGCCTGGACGACGCCGGGGCGGGCGACTGCGGCCGGTGCGACAACTGTGCCGCCCCGCTGTTCGGCGCCGAGGTCTCCGAGGCCGCACTCACCGCGGCGCAGACGTTCCTGGGCCGCCCCGGCGTGGCGATCGCACCGAAGAAGCTCTGGCCGACCGGGCTGGAGGCGGTCGGCGTACCCCTGAAGGGGCGCATCGCTCCGGCGGAGCAGGCGCTGCCCGGCCGGGCCGTGGGGCGCCTGTCCGACCTGGGGTGGGGCGGGCGGCTGCGCGGCCTGGTCGGGCCCGATGCGGCCGACGGCCCCGTCCCCGACGACGTGGCGGCGGCGGTGGTCGAGGTGCTGAAGGCCTGGGCGCACGGCGACGACCCGTGGCCGCGCCGCCCGGTCGGCGTGGTCGCGGTCGGCTCCCGCACCCGCCCGCTGCTGGTCGGCTCGCTCGCCGAGCGGATCGCCACGGTGGGCCGGCTGCCGCTGCTCGGCCGGGTCGTCCCGACCGGCCCGTCCGGCTCCGGCGGTCCGCGCGGCAACAGCGCCCAGCGGGTACGCGCGCTGCACGACGCCTTCGCGGTGCCCGCCGACCTGGCCGACGCGCTGCCGGGGCTGGACGGGCCGGTGCTGCTCGTCGACGACCTGGTCGACTCGGGGTGGACCATGAGCATGGTGGCCCGGTTGCTGCGCCGGGCCGGCGCCCCCGACGTGCTGCCGCTGGCGCTCGCGGTGGCCGGCTGA
- a CDS encoding SDR family NAD(P)-dependent oxidoreductase, with protein MGESRLAVVSGGGTGIGAAVARGLVLDGYDVVIVGRRLDVLAGAAERISAEAGRAGAVTAVAADLTDPGQVSAVVSAVGERTVDAVVNNAGGYLGGATDTLADVAGWWRANLDANVLTAVLLTEALLPALRRPGGRVVLLSSIAAQRGGGGPYSAAKAALHGWAYDLAAQLGPEQITVNVVSPGYVAETEFFGDRMTPEGHAKRVAATLVGRAGVPEDIAAAVRYLVGPSAGYVTGQVLGVNGGSVLGR; from the coding sequence GTGGGGGAGAGCAGGCTCGCCGTCGTCAGTGGGGGTGGGACCGGGATCGGGGCCGCCGTCGCGCGGGGGCTGGTTCTCGACGGGTACGACGTGGTGATCGTCGGGCGGCGGCTCGATGTGCTGGCCGGTGCCGCCGAACGGATCTCGGCGGAGGCCGGGCGGGCGGGTGCCGTCACCGCGGTGGCCGCCGATCTGACCGATCCCGGCCAAGTGTCGGCGGTCGTCTCGGCGGTCGGGGAGCGAACCGTCGACGCCGTGGTCAACAACGCCGGGGGCTACCTGGGCGGGGCGACCGACACGCTCGCCGACGTGGCCGGCTGGTGGCGGGCCAATCTGGACGCCAACGTGCTCACGGCCGTGCTGCTCACCGAGGCGTTGCTGCCCGCCCTGCGCCGCCCCGGCGGCCGGGTGGTGCTGCTCAGTTCGATCGCCGCCCAGCGGGGCGGTGGCGGGCCGTACTCGGCGGCGAAGGCCGCGCTGCACGGCTGGGCGTACGACCTGGCCGCCCAGCTCGGTCCGGAACAGATCACGGTCAACGTGGTCAGCCCTGGCTACGTCGCCGAGACCGAGTTCTTCGGCGACCGGATGACCCCGGAGGGGCACGCGAAGCGCGTCGCCGCCACCCTCGTCGGCCGGGCCGGCGTGCCCGAGGACATCGCGGCGGCCGTGCGCTACCTGGTCGGCCCGTCCGCCGGTTACGTCACCGGGCAGGTGCTCGGCGTCAACGGCGGTTCCGTCCTCGGCCGCTGA
- a CDS encoding branched-chain amino acid ABC transporter permease, with protein sequence MTEVKSPEVPAPPAAVPDELTPGHSRWHGLRPYAPLVALVVAAILPYSTVNLPGIFEGPLNSPGTLQLLAICLVFGGLAAGYDLLFGRTGMLSFGHALYFAAGVYGTDVLVTRAGLPLWQAALLTVTGGTILAALLGAVALRTVGIAFAMVTLAFAQVGAILVARDFGGLTGGEEGLPLDVSGLPAALVGVTNTVNLYWLALAYLAVVVLVVHRVSGSPTGRVLAGLRDDERRIGVLGLDPYRFKLVAFTLAGGLATAGGTVYCLIVGGASPHVTSSELTLSLLVMVVLGGPGTRWGPVLGGILYMYLDHRLTAFGTSDAVNSLPAVLSHPLSQPLFVLGTVFILAVYFFPGGLASLRTRLNPLKAALRRR encoded by the coding sequence ATGACCGAGGTCAAGAGTCCCGAGGTGCCGGCGCCGCCCGCGGCGGTGCCCGACGAGCTGACCCCCGGGCACTCCCGCTGGCACGGCCTGCGCCCGTACGCGCCGCTGGTCGCCCTGGTCGTGGCCGCGATCCTGCCGTACTCCACGGTCAACCTGCCGGGCATCTTCGAGGGGCCGCTGAACTCGCCCGGCACGCTGCAACTGCTCGCCATCTGCCTGGTCTTCGGCGGCCTGGCGGCCGGCTACGACCTGCTGTTCGGGCGGACCGGGATGCTGTCCTTCGGGCACGCCCTCTACTTCGCCGCCGGCGTCTACGGCACCGACGTGCTGGTCACCCGGGCGGGACTGCCGCTCTGGCAGGCCGCCCTGCTCACCGTCACGGGCGGGACCATCCTGGCCGCGCTGCTCGGCGCGGTCGCGCTGCGCACGGTCGGCATCGCGTTCGCCATGGTCACGCTCGCCTTCGCCCAGGTCGGGGCGATCCTCGTGGCGCGGGACTTCGGCGGGCTCACCGGCGGCGAGGAGGGTCTGCCGCTGGACGTCTCCGGGCTGCCGGCCGCGCTGGTCGGGGTCACCAACACGGTGAACCTCTACTGGCTGGCGCTGGCGTACCTGGCCGTGGTGGTCCTCGTGGTGCACCGCGTGAGCGGCTCGCCGACCGGGCGGGTGCTGGCCGGGCTGCGCGACGACGAGCGGCGGATCGGGGTGCTGGGGCTCGACCCGTACCGGTTCAAGCTGGTCGCGTTCACCCTGGCCGGCGGCCTGGCCACGGCCGGCGGGACGGTCTACTGCCTGATCGTCGGCGGCGCCAGCCCGCACGTGACGTCGAGCGAGCTGACCCTGTCGCTGCTGGTCATGGTGGTGCTCGGCGGCCCCGGCACCCGCTGGGGCCCGGTGCTCGGCGGCATCCTCTACATGTACCTGGACCACCGCCTGACGGCCTTCGGCACCAGCGACGCGGTCAACAGCCTCCCGGCCGTCCTGAGCCACCCGCTGAGCCAGCCCCTGTTCGTCCTGGGCACGGTGTTCATCCTGGCGGTGTACTTCTTCCCCGGCGGCCTGGCCAGCCTCCGCACCCGCCTGAACCCGCTGAAGGCGGCCCTCCGCCGCCGCTGA
- a CDS encoding branched-chain amino acid ABC transporter permease, translating to MSTVILLTLTGLGLAALYFLVASGLSLVFGLADVLNFAHGLFLGVGAYATWWAAGNLPGAGSDGLGFLVAVAFGVLAGSAVAVLVELVLIRPLYSRTIEQVLVTVGLSLAGVALLQATWGADARPFPRPEWTRDVTSVLGAQVPNAGLLLIVAAAVVLGALLAFLRFTRYGLIIRAGVENREMVTALGIDVRKAFTLVFAIGGAAAALAGALGSVYFGTVSPGQGGSLLIFAFIVVVIGGMGSVVGSAYAAVAVGLLQQFVNYYGTSGLGDLCVVGLLAVVLLLRPQGLAGKVAHA from the coding sequence GTGAGCACGGTGATCCTGTTGACGCTGACCGGGCTGGGCCTGGCGGCGCTCTACTTCCTCGTCGCCTCGGGCCTGTCCCTGGTCTTCGGCCTGGCCGACGTGCTGAACTTCGCGCACGGCCTGTTCCTGGGCGTCGGGGCGTACGCGACCTGGTGGGCGGCGGGCAACCTGCCCGGTGCGGGCTCCGACGGCCTCGGGTTCCTGGTGGCCGTCGCGTTCGGCGTGCTCGCCGGCTCGGCCGTGGCGGTGCTGGTCGAGCTGGTGCTGATCCGGCCGCTCTACTCCCGCACCATCGAGCAGGTGCTGGTCACCGTCGGCCTGTCGCTAGCCGGGGTGGCGCTGCTCCAGGCCACCTGGGGCGCCGACGCCCGGCCGTTCCCACGCCCGGAGTGGACCCGGGACGTGACCTCGGTGCTCGGCGCCCAGGTGCCGAACGCCGGTCTGCTGCTGATCGTCGCCGCCGCCGTGGTGCTCGGCGCGCTGCTCGCCTTCCTGCGGTTCACCCGGTACGGCCTGATCATCCGGGCCGGCGTGGAGAACCGGGAGATGGTGACCGCGCTCGGCATCGACGTGCGCAAGGCGTTCACCCTGGTCTTCGCGATCGGCGGGGCGGCCGCCGCGCTGGCCGGCGCGCTCGGCTCGGTCTACTTCGGCACCGTCTCGCCCGGGCAGGGCGGCTCGCTGCTGATCTTCGCGTTCATAGTGGTGGTGATCGGCGGCATGGGCTCGGTGGTCGGGTCCGCGTACGCGGCGGTCGCGGTGGGGCTGCTGCAACAGTTCGTCAACTACTACGGCACGTCCGGGCTGGGTGACCTCTGCGTGGTCGGCCTGCTCGCCGTGGTGCTGCTGCTGCGTCCGCAGGGCCTGGCCGGAAAGGTGGCTCACGCATGA
- a CDS encoding ABC transporter ATP-binding protein, whose protein sequence is MTEPVLSVENLSVRIAGLHILQGVSFAVAPTGVTVLLGRNGVGKTTTLRAIVGLTPRNGEVRGTVRMGAQSLLARPTHRLVRGGLGYVPEDRCVFAGLTVTENLRLAERRGTSPAYDKVYALFPELDRRGRQRAGSLSGGQQQMLAIGRVLLNDNRLLLVDEPTKGLAPKVVTEVAEVLERVAESVPVLLVEQNLAVVRRLARDAVVLSAGRVAWTGNAQDLLLETALTKSLLGVGAEVPVSARSEPGLRAPQSRTKGGSA, encoded by the coding sequence GTGACCGAACCTGTTCTGAGCGTCGAGAACCTGTCGGTGCGGATCGCCGGGCTGCACATCCTCCAGGGGGTGTCGTTCGCGGTCGCGCCGACCGGGGTGACCGTGCTGCTCGGCCGCAACGGCGTCGGCAAGACCACGACGCTGCGCGCGATCGTCGGGCTGACGCCGCGCAACGGCGAGGTGCGCGGCACCGTCCGGATGGGAGCGCAGAGCCTGCTGGCCCGCCCCACCCACCGGCTGGTCCGCGGCGGGCTCGGCTACGTGCCGGAGGACCGCTGCGTCTTCGCCGGGCTCACCGTCACCGAGAACCTGCGGCTGGCCGAGCGGCGGGGCACGAGCCCGGCGTACGACAAGGTCTATGCCCTTTTCCCCGAGCTGGACCGGCGCGGACGGCAACGGGCCGGCTCGCTCTCCGGCGGGCAGCAGCAGATGCTCGCGATCGGCCGGGTGCTGCTCAACGACAACCGGCTGCTGCTGGTCGACGAGCCGACCAAGGGGTTGGCGCCGAAGGTGGTGACCGAGGTGGCCGAGGTGCTGGAACGGGTCGCGGAATCCGTGCCGGTGCTGCTGGTCGAGCAGAACCTGGCCGTGGTGCGGCGGCTGGCGCGCGACGCCGTGGTGCTCTCGGCCGGCCGGGTCGCCTGGACCGGCAACGCGCAGGACCTGCTGCTGGAGACCGCGCTCACGAAGTCGCTGCTGGGCGTGGGCGCGGAGGTGCCGGTGAGCGCGAGGAGTGAGCCGGGTCTGCGAGCCCCGCAGTCGCGAACGAAGGGTGGCTCGGCGTGA
- a CDS encoding ABC transporter ATP-binding protein, with protein MLATRGLTWRIGEVAIVDSVYLDLAPGEFLGVIGPNGAGKTSLFNLITGLRRPTGGRILLDGADVTDLPPHRRARLGLGRTFQASSVFGSLTVRENVRLAVQAHRGGSMKLWRRAAADREVAAAADAALDRVGLAHRGTALAGTLAHGEKRKLEIALLLAGEPRVMLLDEPMAGVSAEDVPELVSVIKSLTGDSGRSVLMVEHHMDVILELADRIAVMHHGALLACDTPDTVMANATVQEAYLGEAL; from the coding sequence CGCCATCGTCGACTCCGTCTACCTCGACCTCGCGCCCGGGGAGTTCCTCGGCGTGATCGGGCCGAACGGCGCCGGCAAGACCTCCCTGTTCAACCTGATCACCGGCCTGCGCCGGCCCACCGGGGGACGGATCCTGCTGGACGGGGCGGACGTCACCGACCTCCCCCCGCACCGGCGGGCCCGCCTCGGACTGGGGCGTACCTTCCAGGCGTCCTCGGTCTTCGGGTCGCTGACGGTGCGGGAGAACGTCCGGCTCGCCGTACAGGCGCACCGGGGTGGCTCGATGAAGCTGTGGCGGCGGGCGGCGGCCGACCGGGAGGTGGCTGCCGCCGCCGACGCGGCGCTCGACCGGGTGGGCCTCGCCCACCGGGGTACGGCGCTGGCCGGCACCCTGGCCCACGGCGAGAAGCGCAAGCTGGAGATCGCCCTGCTGCTCGCCGGTGAGCCCCGGGTGATGCTGCTGGACGAGCCGATGGCCGGGGTGAGCGCCGAGGACGTGCCCGAGCTGGTCAGCGTGATCAAGTCGCTGACCGGGGACAGCGGCCGGTCGGTGCTCATGGTGGAGCACCACATGGACGTGATCCTGGAGCTGGCCGACCGGATCGCCGTGATGCACCACGGCGCGCTGCTGGCGTGCGACACCCCGGACACGGTGATGGCGAACGCCACCGTGCAGGAGGCGTACCTGGGGGAGGCACTGTGA